The genomic interval AACCCGGGACGAACTGTCCGGTGAACGCCAGCAGGGTCAGTGGCAGCGCGAGGTTCAGGGTGGCGTGCAGGCTGAACTGCGGCAGCACCAGTTCCGGGCGGGTCAGGGCCAGCGGGGCGGGTGTGGGGTGCCACAGGTTCAGTGCGGCGCTGACCAGGACGCCCGTCACCAGAACCCCGGCGACGGCCCAGCGGGGCGCGACCTGCCGCAGCACGAAGTAGGTAACGATCATGGCGCCCACGAGGGCGGGTGTCTCCCCGAAGGCCTGAAGCGCCCGGAACCCGAACGGCAGGAGAATTGCGGCGTTCAGCGCGGCGGCCAGTGGCGCCGGAATGGCCTGGAGCGCCCGGGTGAGGGGCGGGAAGGTGCCCAGCAGAATCACCAGCAGGCCCGACGTGAGGAAAGCCCCGACGGCTTCAGGAAAGGGAATGCCGGGCAGCGCCGTGACGAGCAGCGCGATGCCGGGGGTGCTCCAGGTGCTCAGGATCGGCATCCGGAAGCGCAGGCTCAGCAGGATGCCGGTCACGCCGGTGAAGATGGCGTGCGCCCATAGCCATGACATGGCGGTGCCCACGCTCAGGTGTGCGGCCTGCGCCACGGAGTAGATCAGGACGTTCGGGCCGGCCCAGCCGATGATCACGGCGATCAGGCCGCTGAGCAGCGCACTGGGGTGCGAGTCCCGCCAGAAGGAGGCGGCGGGCCGGGCGGTCAGGGTCGTCATGAGGAGAGTGTGCGCGGCCAGTGGCCTGGGCGGGAGGGGCAATGGCCTGCGCATTGGCCTGCTCGTCTGCACAGATTGGCCTGTACCCTGAAGCGGTGCCTTCCCCTGCTCCCCTTCCGGACGCGCCCCGCTGGGCCGCTCTGCTGGACGGCTGGCGCGCCGCGCCCGGCGCCCTGCATGAACGGCTCGGCGAGCGGCTGCGCGCCGCCATTGAACGGGGCGAACTGCCACCTGGGGCACGCCTGCCGGCCGAACGGCCGCTCGCGGCGCTCCTCGGCGTCAGCCGCGCCACCGTGGTAACGGCGCTGGAGGACCTCACGGTGGGCGGGTGGGTCACCCGGCGCGTGGGCAGCGGCACCCACGTGGCCTCCACCGCGCCGCGCGCCGCGCCTCTCCTGACGCTGCGCACCCCTGCCGCGGGCGTTCCCACCGCCGAACTGGACTTCACGATCGCCGTACCTCTCCTGACCGACCGGCACCGCCAGCAGCTCCGGGAAGCCAGCCTGGACGCCTACCGGGAAAGCGTGTACCACCCCCACGGGCTGCCCGACCTGCGCGCCCTGCTGGCTGAAACGTACACCCGCGAAGGTCTCCCCACCCGCCCGGAGCAGGTCATCGTGACCAGCGGCGCCCAGCAGGCCATCGCCCTGAGTGCCGCCACCCTCCTGCGCCGCGGGGACGCCGCCCTGCTGGAAACGCCCACGTACTTCGGGGCCATCGACGTGGTCCGCGCGGCCGGCGCGAAGCTGATCGGCGTGCCGGTCACGCCCGGCGGCGTGAATCCCGACACGTTCGCAGCGCTGGCCCGCACGCACGGCCCCCGCCTGGCGTTCCTGACCCCCACCTACCAGAACCCCACCGGCACCGTGCTGCCCGCCGGCGCCCGGCAGCGCCTCGCGGCGTTCCTGCACGACGCGCAGCTGCCCACCCTGGAAGATGACACCCTGCTGGACCTCGGGTTCACGCCGGCGCCTGCCCCGCCGCGCCTGAGCGCACTGGCGCCCGGCGCACCGGTCATCAACGTGGGCTCCCTCAGCAAACTGTACTGGGCGGGCCTGCGGGTCGGCTGGATGCGCCTGCCGCCCTCCCTGGCCGCGGCGCTCGCGCAGGCCAAGACCCTCGCGGACTTCGGCGGCAGCCTTCCGGCGCAGCACACCGCGCTGCACCTCCTGGCGGACCTGCCCGGCCTGATCCGCGACCGGCGCGAGCACGTCCGCCCCGCCCGGGACCTGCTGGCACAGCTGCTGCGCACCCACCTGCCCGACTGGACGTTCACCGTGCCGGACGGCGGGCAGTTCCTGTGGGTGCAGCTGCCCCGGCCGCACGCCAGTGCGTTCACGCAGCACGCCGCCCGGCACGGCCTGCGGCTGTTTCCCGGCGCCAGCATGGGGGTCACGCCCCTGGCCGATCAGTACCTGCGCCTGCCGTTCACGCTGGACCCGGCACAGCTTCCCGAAGCGGTGCGGCGGCTGCAGGCCGCCTGGACTGAATTCACGGCCCGCGGGGGTTCCGAACGCCTCGCCTGAGGAAGTGCCACGGCAGGCCCGCTGGAGAGGCCGTTCGTTGGGGAACGCCTGACCGGCCCAGCCCCGTTTCTCCACTCTGCGGAAGTCCGGCGTGCGCGATACCCAGCAGGGAGCAGGCGAGCCGGGGCAATTCGTCATCCCGGCGGTCGCCGGTCCAGGGTGTGACGCGCACCAGGTGCCCGTAGCCGCAGGTTCAGTTGCCAGGCAGATCGGCGACCGCGAGGGCTCTTTCCTGCGGGGAGCGGGCGCGGAGCCACCCGGCACGGAACTTCCGCGCAGGTTTGCGGGCGGTCAGGTGACCCGGCTCGTCGCGCTGCGCTGCACGGCGTTCAGACCTGCGTGCGTCCAGTCGGCACTCGCAGCGGTCCACACGGCCAGGTCAGAGCCGGAGCTGACCGACTCCAGGAACGGTCCCACCTGGCCGGGGCAGGAACTGCACGTCGTTCCCGCCTGGCTGACCGTGCCAGAGCGTTTCATCCAGGTCGAGAACCAGCAGGGGCCGCGTCACGAGGGCCCAAAAGCAAACCCCTCCAGGCTGGAGGGGCGCACCGGGGTTACTTGTTTCCCTGGCTCTTCTTGTACTGGCCTGGGGGCATGCCGCCGGGCTTCTTCTGGAGGCCGGGCGCCTTGGCCCACGCGGCCTGGCGGCCCATGACGTTCACGAGCGGCTGGCGGGTTCCGTCCTTGGTTTTCACGGTCACGCTCTGCGCCTGGAGGGGCTGGGCGGTCGTGAGCGGCTGCGCCAGCGGGTAGATTTCCTTGACGTAGGTGGTCGTGCCGGGCACCTGGGTCAGCACCTGCACCTGCGTCAGGGGGGTGGAGGGGTACGCGGGGTTCACGACGATCCCGCCGCCGCTGCTGAGGGTCGCGGCCGGCTGGCTGGTGGGGGTCAGGAACGTCACCTTCACGCCCTGCGCGAGCAGGTTAGCCACGCTGGCCGCGGTCTGCGCGATGGTGGGGAACTGCAACGAGGCGCTGATGTTCACGCTGAGGGTCTGGGCGGTGGCCGTGCCCAGAACAGGCGTAAACGTCAGGGCGGCGAGCATCAGGGCTTTGCGCATAGGGAACCTCCTGGTTGCCGGTGGGCAACCCAACAGGCTCACCTTGCCGCGTGAAGCTGACGGCAGCCTGAATGTCCACCCAAGAGGACTTGTGAAGCGGGCGGGACAACACGAACGCCACCCGCGCCCGGTCAGGCGGGGTGGCGGGGGGGGACGGTCCTTACGCGCCGTACTTGTTCAGTTTCAGGGCGTTGGCCATCAGGAGCGGCATCAGGTCGGTGCCGCGGCGCAGGCCCAGGCTGCCTTTCAGGGCTTCGTCCTCCGTGAAGCGCTGCGCCGGGTCCTTGCGGCCGTAGGCGCTGCGGATCAGCAGGGGCACGGGGTGCCAGGAGTGCGTGGCGAGCCGGCTGGGGGTGCTGTGGTCGCCGACAATGGCGATCACGTCGGGGTTCAGGGCAAGCAGTTGCGGCAGCAGGGCGTCGAACAGTTCGATCTTCTTGACTTTGGCTTTGAAGTCCCCGTCCTCACCGGTGGAGTCGGTTTTCTTCACGTGGAAGTAGAAGAAGTCGTACTCACTCCAGTGGTCGCGCAGGGCCTGCACCTTGCCGTCCAGGGCGTCCTCCTCGCCCTGAACGGTGAGGACGTCCATGCCCACGAGGCTTGCAAGGCCCTTGTACATGGGGTAGCTGGCGATGCACGCCGCTTTGAGCTGGTACGCGTCATCGAAGCTGGGGAAGTGCGGCACGTCGCTGTACCCGCGGAACAGCACGCCGTTCACCTGCGGCTCGTCCTTCAGGGCCGCTTCGGCCCGCTCCACGAAGGCGTTCACGAGCTGCGCCGTGGCCTGACTGGCGTCGTCGTGCGCCTGGGCGGTCAGGGGGGGCACGCCGGTGGCCTGCGGGTCCACGTCGCTGAGGTTGGCGCCCAGGGCAAGGCCGCCGGCCGCGCGGAACACCACCACGAAACGGTGTTCGCTTTCGGTGTAGATCTCGACCGGCGTGCCGCTGATGTCCTGGATGGACGCCTTGAGGCGGGCGACAATCTCGGCGTTCTTCTCATCACTGGGCCGGCCGGCGCGGCGGTCCAGCACGACGCGGCCCTCCCCCAGGGTGGCGAAGTTGCCACGCACGGCAACGTCACCGGCGCCCAGTTTCACGCCGATGCCCACAGCACTGAGCGCGCCGCGGCCCACCACGTACCGCAGGGGGTCGTACCCGAAGAGGCTCAGGTGGCCGGGGCCGCTGCCGGGGGTGATGCCGGCCCCGACGAGTTCCACCGCGCCCAGCTGGCTCTGCACGGCCAGGGCGTCGAGGTTGGGGGTGTGCGCCGCGGCCAGTTCGGTGTCACCGTTCGTTTCAAGGGGAAGGCCGCCGACGCCGTCAAGGACAACCATCAGGATCTTGCTGTCGGTCTTCTTGGCGAGGTCGCGGATGGTGTCGAGGAGGTCACTCATGAGGCCCAGTGTACGCCGGACACTAAGCGGAGCAGGTCAGGGCATATGGGCAGGTGCGCCCCGGGCACACAAGGCGCGGGCCGCGTCCCGGAAAGGAGCGGCCCGCGCAGAGACTCAGGCGTCAGCGGCCGTCGATGCGGCCGTCGGCGGCGTCAGCGACGGTGTCGTCCATCTCATGCACGATGGCCTGCGCCCTGGCGTCAGCCTCCGCATCACTCATCACCGGGTGGCGCGTCGCCAGGAACGTCCCGATCACCGCGATCGCCCCCATCACGCCCCAGAACAGCGCCGTCGGCATGTGCACGGTCGGCACCCACGGGAAGACCTCATGCGCGGCCTCCAGCGTCTCCACCCCCAGCTTCACCGCAATCCACCCCACCAGGGCGTACGCCACGTTATCGAACGCCGGGTACTTGTTCAGCAGCTTCAGAAACAGCGTCGCCGCAATCCGCATCAGGATCAGCCCGATGATGCCGCCGATCACCACGATCGTCAGGCCCTGCTCGCGCGGCATCCCGCGTGGAATCAGGGCCACCCCCGCCAGAATGGAGTCCACGCTGAACGCCAGGTCCGTGAGGTTCAGCAGCACCACCGTCGCCCAGAAGCCGCGCCCTTTGGCCTGACCGTCGGCGTCCTCCTCGGTGCTCTTGTGCTTCACGAAGTGCGAGATCGCGAGATACGCCAGGTACGCCGCGCCGAACGCGCGCAGCCACCAGTACTCCAGGATGTAGCTGGCGAGCAGCACCCCGACGATGCGCAGCACGACCGCCCCGCCAATCCCATAGGCCAGGGCCTTGCGTTGCAGCTCGCCCTTGAGGTGACGCACCATGACCGCCAGGACCAGGGCGTTATCGGCCGACAACAGTCCCTCCAGCAGAATCAGGGTGCCCAGAATCGCCCAGAATTCAGGCGTGATGGGCGGCAGTTCCAGTCCAAACATCAGCGGGCTCCGGCGGCGCCGAGCGCCGTCTGTACAGTGTGTTTCCTCATGTCAGTTCCTCTGGCCCCACAGCCGCCTCAGGGGCGGCTCAAGAGGCGCGGTGTCCGGGTCAGTGTACCGAATGACCCTGCGGCCGACCTGCGGTGTTCGTGAACGTTTTGCACGCAAGGCCGGCACGCGACGGGGGACACCGGTGGAGGGCACGTGCCGGGCGGGTTCAGGCGCTGAGGATCTGGCCGTGATCGTCGAGTTCCGGGTACGTTTCGCCGCGCGCGCGGTACTCCGGAGCGAGGTCGGGGTACGCCCACTCGAAGGCCCAGCGGCGCAGCTCGTCGGGGGTGAGTTGCGGCGCGTCGTACAGCCCGGCGGCGAGTCGCTGGCGCTGCGCTTCGAACAGGATGGTGGCCGCGGCCACCGAGACGTTCAGGCTCTGCACCATGCCGAACATCGGAATGATGATGTTGTGGTCGGCGGCGTCGGCGGCCTCGTCGCTCACGCCCCATTTCTCCGCGCCGAGCAGCACGCAGGTGGGCCGCGTGTAGTCCAGTTCGCGGTAGTCCACGCTGCGCTGTGAGAGGTGCGTGGCGAGCACCTGAAAGCCCTGTGCCTGCAGGGCCTGTACGGCCTGCACGGTGTGGTCGTGCCGCTGAACGGGCACCCACTTGTGGGCGCTGCCGCTGGTGGCTTCGAAGGTGTGCCCGTCGAACGCGGCGAGCTTTCCGCCGCGGGGCGGCACGGCGTGGGCCTGCAGGACCCCCACGGCGTCGCAGGTGCGCACGATCGCGGAGAGGTTGTGGGGTTTGTTCACCTCGTCCATCAGGACGGTCAGGGTGGGCTGCCGTTTACTCAGCACGCGCAGGATCTTGGCGTAACGCTCCGGGGTCATAACGCTCCAGGGTACCGCACGCCGCTCAGGGCCGGTACGGTGCGGGCAGTTGACCCATCACTGAGGGGCGTGTCAGGAGGCTGCAGGCCGCCCAGCGGTCGTC from Deinococcus taeanensis carries:
- a CDS encoding 2,3-bisphosphoglycerate-independent phosphoglycerate mutase; this encodes MSDLLDTIRDLAKKTDSKILMVVLDGVGGLPLETNGDTELAAAHTPNLDALAVQSQLGAVELVGAGITPGSGPGHLSLFGYDPLRYVVGRGALSAVGIGVKLGAGDVAVRGNFATLGEGRVVLDRRAGRPSDEKNAEIVARLKASIQDISGTPVEIYTESEHRFVVVFRAAGGLALGANLSDVDPQATGVPPLTAQAHDDASQATAQLVNAFVERAEAALKDEPQVNGVLFRGYSDVPHFPSFDDAYQLKAACIASYPMYKGLASLVGMDVLTVQGEEDALDGKVQALRDHWSEYDFFYFHVKKTDSTGEDGDFKAKVKKIELFDALLPQLLALNPDVIAIVGDHSTPSRLATHSWHPVPLLIRSAYGRKDPAQRFTEDEALKGSLGLRRGTDLMPLLMANALKLNKYGA
- a CDS encoding PLP-dependent aminotransferase family protein; translated protein: MPSPAPLPDAPRWAALLDGWRAAPGALHERLGERLRAAIERGELPPGARLPAERPLAALLGVSRATVVTALEDLTVGGWVTRRVGSGTHVASTAPRAAPLLTLRTPAAGVPTAELDFTIAVPLLTDRHRQQLREASLDAYRESVYHPHGLPDLRALLAETYTREGLPTRPEQVIVTSGAQQAIALSAATLLRRGDAALLETPTYFGAIDVVRAAGAKLIGVPVTPGGVNPDTFAALARTHGPRLAFLTPTYQNPTGTVLPAGARQRLAAFLHDAQLPTLEDDTLLDLGFTPAPAPPRLSALAPGAPVINVGSLSKLYWAGLRVGWMRLPPSLAAALAQAKTLADFGGSLPAQHTALHLLADLPGLIRDRREHVRPARDLLAQLLRTHLPDWTFTVPDGGQFLWVQLPRPHASAFTQHAARHGLRLFPGASMGVTPLADQYLRLPFTLDPAQLPEAVRRLQAAWTEFTARGGSERLA
- a CDS encoding TerC family protein, producing MFGLELPPITPEFWAILGTLILLEGLLSADNALVLAVMVRHLKGELQRKALAYGIGGAVVLRIVGVLLASYILEYWWLRAFGAAYLAYLAISHFVKHKSTEEDADGQAKGRGFWATVVLLNLTDLAFSVDSILAGVALIPRGMPREQGLTIVVIGGIIGLILMRIAATLFLKLLNKYPAFDNVAYALVGWIAVKLGVETLEAAHEVFPWVPTVHMPTALFWGVMGAIAVIGTFLATRHPVMSDAEADARAQAIVHEMDDTVADAADGRIDGR
- a CDS encoding benzoate/H(+) symporter BenE family transporter; the encoded protein is MTTLTARPAASFWRDSHPSALLSGLIAVIIGWAGPNVLIYSVAQAAHLSVGTAMSWLWAHAIFTGVTGILLSLRFRMPILSTWSTPGIALLVTALPGIPFPEAVGAFLTSGLLVILLGTFPPLTRALQAIPAPLAAALNAAILLPFGFRALQAFGETPALVGAMIVTYFVLRQVAPRWAVAGVLVTGVLVSAALNLWHPTPAPLALTRPELVLPQFSLHATLNLALPLTLLAFTGQFVPGFGVLKVNGYEPAPGPVLRACGVASVGAAFLGCHNLTLGALLANIVSGPEAHPEPARRYTAAVWAGVFNIAVGLFAGTVLHLLGILPAQALAALAGLALLAAMGSSLQGAFQGMQAGSLAAPVVLLVALSGVSLLGIGAAFWGILAGLVVHAVETRTKAA
- the trmH gene encoding tRNA (guanosine(18)-2'-O)-methyltransferase TrmH; the protein is MTPERYAKILRVLSKRQPTLTVLMDEVNKPHNLSAIVRTCDAVGVLQAHAVPPRGGKLAAFDGHTFEATSGSAHKWVPVQRHDHTVQAVQALQAQGFQVLATHLSQRSVDYRELDYTRPTCVLLGAEKWGVSDEAADAADHNIIIPMFGMVQSLNVSVAAATILFEAQRQRLAAGLYDAPQLTPDELRRWAFEWAYPDLAPEYRARGETYPELDDHGQILSA